In Pseudomonas sp. Leaf58, one DNA window encodes the following:
- a CDS encoding DedA family protein: protein MLQQFLQDFGYFALFLGTFFEGETILVLAGFLAFRGYMDIKLVCLVAFLGSYAGDQLWYFMGRRHGRKILARRPRWQAMGDRALDHIRRHPDIWVLSFRFVYGLRTVMPVAIGLSGYPPRRYLLLNGIGAAVWAVALGAAAYHFGAILEGLLGNVKRYELWVLGGLLALGGLLWLRRRFRTLRAERKAADQAQAQEAEQAVSHEQEPGQRRDRH, encoded by the coding sequence ATGCTTCAACAATTCCTGCAGGATTTCGGCTACTTTGCCCTTTTTCTAGGCACCTTCTTTGAAGGCGAGACCATCCTGGTGCTTGCGGGTTTCCTTGCGTTTCGCGGTTACATGGACATCAAGCTGGTATGCCTGGTGGCATTTCTAGGCAGCTACGCTGGCGACCAGCTGTGGTACTTCATGGGGCGCCGCCATGGGCGCAAGATCCTCGCACGCAGGCCACGCTGGCAAGCGATGGGTGACCGGGCGCTGGACCACATCCGTCGCCACCCTGATATCTGGGTGCTGAGTTTCCGTTTCGTCTATGGCCTGCGCACGGTCATGCCAGTCGCCATCGGCCTGTCGGGCTATCCGCCACGCCGCTACTTGTTGCTGAACGGTATCGGCGCAGCCGTCTGGGCTGTCGCCCTGGGCGCGGCCGCGTACCACTTCGGCGCCATTCTCGAAGGCCTGCTGGGCAACGTGAAGCGTTACGAGCTATGGGTGCTCGGCGGCCTGTTGGCGCTGGGCGGCCTGCTGTGGCTGCGGCGGCGCTTCCGTACCCTGCGCGCGGAGCGCAAGGCGGCGGACCAGGCTCAGGCCCAAGAGGCTGAGCAGGCTGTAAGCCACGAGCAGGAACCAGGCCAGCGCCGCGACCGTCACTAA
- the elbB gene encoding isoprenoid biosynthesis glyoxalase ElbB, which produces MTKKVAVILSGCGVYDGAEIHESVITLLRLDQRGAQVQCFAPNIAQMHVINHLTGEEMPESRNVLVESARIARGEVKDIREAKAEDFDALIVPGGFGAAKNLSNFAVEGANCSVNPDVLALAEAFADACKPVGLICISPALAAKIYGPGVVCTIGTDAGTAAAVEKMGGTHEECDVHDIVEDPQRKLVTTPAYMEAKSISEAAGGIYKLVDRVLELTHE; this is translated from the coding sequence ATGACAAAAAAAGTAGCGGTGATTCTTTCCGGCTGTGGCGTGTATGACGGCGCCGAAATCCACGAAAGCGTGATCACCCTGCTGCGCCTCGACCAGCGTGGTGCGCAGGTACAGTGCTTCGCGCCAAACATTGCGCAGATGCATGTGATCAACCACCTGACCGGCGAGGAAATGCCCGAGTCGCGCAATGTCCTGGTGGAATCGGCGCGCATTGCGCGCGGCGAGGTCAAGGATATCCGTGAAGCCAAGGCCGAAGACTTCGATGCGCTGATCGTGCCGGGCGGTTTCGGGGCGGCGAAGAACCTGTCCAACTTTGCCGTGGAAGGTGCCAACTGCAGCGTCAACCCGGACGTGCTGGCCCTGGCCGAAGCCTTTGCCGACGCCTGCAAGCCGGTGGGCCTGATCTGCATCTCGCCAGCACTGGCGGCGAAAATCTACGGGCCAGGCGTGGTGTGCACCATTGGTACTGACGCCGGCACCGCGGCAGCCGTGGAGAAAATGGGTGGCACCCATGAAGAGTGCGATGTGCACGATATTGTCGAAGACCCTCAGCGCAAGCTGGTGACTACCCCGGCGTACATGGAGGCCAAGTCGATCAGTGAAGCGGCTGGCGGCATCTATAAACTGGTCGACCGGGTGCTGGAGCTGACGCACGAATAA
- a CDS encoding YaiI/YqxD family protein, translating to MRVWIDADACPKAAKDLIVKFALKRKFEVVMVAGQAVAKPAFAIVRLIVVPSGMDAADDYLVEHAVPGELVICSDVPLADRLVKKGVAALDPRGREFDARNMGDRLAARNLFTELREQGQVGGGQAPYGERDKQAFANALDRIISRLSKP from the coding sequence ATGCGTGTGTGGATCGATGCCGACGCCTGCCCCAAGGCGGCCAAGGATCTGATCGTCAAGTTCGCCCTCAAGCGCAAGTTCGAGGTGGTGATGGTGGCGGGCCAGGCGGTGGCCAAACCGGCGTTCGCGATCGTGCGCCTGATTGTGGTGCCCAGCGGCATGGACGCGGCCGACGATTACCTGGTGGAGCACGCTGTGCCCGGCGAGCTGGTGATCTGCAGTGATGTGCCGTTGGCCGATCGCCTGGTGAAAAAGGGTGTGGCGGCGCTGGACCCGCGCGGGCGCGAGTTCGACGCGCGCAACATGGGGGACCGGCTGGCGGCGCGCAACCTGTTTACCGAGCTGCGCGAGCAGGGCCAAGTGGGGGGAGGGCAGGCGCCGTATGGTGAGCGCGATAAACAGGCGTTTGCCAATGCGCTGGACCGGATCATTTCGCGCCTGTCCAAACCTTGA
- a CDS encoding class I adenylate cyclase has translation MNHPHEIRPDLDEGIDRKVLATLRARFLRLNQGRLQRALEGLSTRQQQVLTLLPLLFHVNHPLLPGYVSGSTPAGVSGFEPSSERVVEAQRLARSFTYKARHGNPPRPIHGLFLMGSLGSLAQAEHSDMDLWVCHAPGLPEQLLDELRRKCQLLEVWAASLGAEAHFFLIDTQGFAQGQRAGQLGSDDCGTTQHYLLLDEFYRTTIWLAGRTPLWWLVPVYQEHQYHAYTQTLLAKRFIRSQDALDLGNLAHIPPGEFVGAGLWQLFKGIDSPYKSLLKLLLTEAYASEHPAVRCLSLDYKQAVFAGQLDLDELDPYVMVYRRIERYLLQRGEPARLELVRRSLYLKVNKKLSDPSRANGWQRRLLQRLADEWGWDEHQLALLDSRSQWKVQQVAVERRELVAELNHSYRFLSQFARTQNASSRADQRDLNVLGRRLYAAFERRAGKVEVINPGIAPDLAEGTLTLAQAFNRKEPGSYQWELYTGNLGPHEVEHFSPLKRCRELLELLTWAHRNGVIDNSTRLALHPGVSDLSEFELFNLLGCLQQSIPLPLPTVSEVRLLQPSVADEVLLLVNVAIDPLRHHRDLNILMTTERTDSLSYAGVRENLVLTLDQVNLNSWNEVLVQRYDGEHALVRCLRDFLNSPVLRGHRPRVRVRCFCQSRAQAIGQRVEEIFDTVQLLLDQGLNHRYLLQVAQHTHVLELLPGHVGLTSLAEHEALVAYLGEERSAYSPLYLDANALLDHDLRLVLEQGRPACIQVFYRLQGSWAELYVLDEYNALWQQRLPLHDEAHLLMPLQRFLHSVVMRRDARLPLDTLQPASLDIHYTQLLPSGPGKARSTEPRPAPFEGSDQAYYEVQAIIQAGVAGAAHVTLYCDHQEFSELEHGDQLYAVVARQIIGQRRGDRHYRCYITDLDLSEMLDDQSGSTQVYLRYKRELEQALNEGLEQVLSE, from the coding sequence ATGAACCACCCCCACGAAATCCGCCCTGACCTGGACGAAGGCATCGACCGCAAGGTCCTGGCGACATTGCGTGCGCGTTTCCTGCGGCTTAACCAGGGCCGGTTGCAACGGGCGCTGGAGGGCCTGTCGACGCGCCAACAACAGGTGCTGACGTTGCTACCGCTGCTGTTTCATGTAAACCACCCGCTATTGCCGGGCTACGTTTCTGGCAGTACCCCTGCCGGTGTATCGGGTTTCGAGCCGAGCAGCGAACGGGTGGTGGAGGCCCAGCGCCTGGCCCGTTCGTTCACCTATAAGGCCCGCCACGGCAACCCACCTAGGCCGATCCACGGCCTGTTTCTGATGGGTAGCTTGGGCTCGCTGGCCCAGGCTGAGCACAGCGACATGGACCTTTGGGTGTGCCATGCACCCGGCTTGCCCGAGCAACTGCTCGACGAACTGCGCCGCAAGTGCCAGCTGTTGGAGGTTTGGGCGGCCAGCCTGGGGGCCGAGGCGCATTTTTTTCTGATCGACACGCAAGGCTTCGCCCAAGGCCAACGCGCAGGCCAACTCGGCTCTGACGATTGCGGCACCACCCAGCATTACCTACTGCTGGACGAGTTCTACCGCACCACTATCTGGCTGGCAGGGCGCACACCCCTGTGGTGGCTGGTGCCGGTCTACCAGGAACACCAGTACCACGCGTACACCCAGACCCTGCTGGCCAAGCGTTTCATCCGTAGCCAGGACGCCCTCGACCTTGGCAACCTGGCGCACATTCCACCCGGCGAGTTCGTCGGCGCCGGTTTGTGGCAACTGTTCAAAGGCATCGATTCGCCCTACAAGTCGCTGCTCAAGCTGCTGCTGACCGAGGCCTACGCCAGTGAACACCCCGCCGTGCGCTGCCTGAGCCTGGACTACAAACAAGCAGTATTCGCAGGCCAACTCGACCTCGACGAGCTGGACCCCTATGTCATGGTGTACCGGCGCATCGAACGCTACCTGCTGCAGCGGGGCGAACCCGCGCGCCTGGAGCTGGTACGGCGCAGCCTGTACCTGAAGGTGAACAAGAAACTCAGCGACCCAAGCCGGGCCAATGGCTGGCAACGCCGGCTGCTGCAGCGCCTGGCCGACGAATGGGGCTGGGACGAGCACCAGTTGGCGCTGCTGGACAGCCGCAGCCAATGGAAAGTGCAGCAAGTTGCCGTCGAGCGCCGCGAACTGGTGGCCGAGTTGAACCACAGTTATCGCTTCCTCAGCCAGTTCGCCCGCACCCAAAACGCCAGCAGCCGCGCCGACCAGCGCGACCTCAATGTGCTGGGCCGGCGCCTGTACGCGGCCTTCGAGCGCCGCGCCGGCAAGGTCGAGGTAATCAACCCCGGCATCGCCCCAGACTTGGCCGAAGGCACCCTGACCCTGGCCCAGGCGTTCAATCGCAAGGAACCCGGCAGCTACCAGTGGGAGCTGTACACCGGCAACCTGGGCCCCCATGAAGTGGAGCACTTCAGCCCACTGAAACGCTGCCGCGAGCTACTCGAACTGCTGACCTGGGCCCACCGCAATGGGGTTATCGACAACAGCACGCGGCTGGCACTGCACCCCGGCGTCAGTGACCTCAGTGAGTTCGAACTGTTCAACCTGCTGGGCTGCCTGCAACAGAGCATCCCCCTGCCCTTGCCGACCGTCAGCGAAGTGCGCCTGCTACAACCGAGTGTTGCCGACGAAGTGCTGCTGCTGGTCAACGTCGCCATCGACCCGTTGCGCCACCACCGTGACCTGAACATCCTGATGACGACCGAGCGCACCGACTCGTTGAGCTATGCGGGCGTACGCGAGAACCTGGTGCTGACCCTGGACCAGGTCAACCTCAACAGCTGGAACGAGGTGCTGGTCCAGCGCTATGACGGCGAGCACGCGCTGGTGCGCTGCCTGCGCGACTTCCTTAACAGCCCCGTGCTGCGCGGCCACCGGCCGAGGGTACGGGTGCGTTGCTTCTGCCAGAGCCGCGCCCAGGCCATCGGCCAGCGCGTGGAGGAAATTTTCGACACCGTGCAGTTGCTGCTGGACCAGGGCCTGAACCATCGCTACCTGCTGCAGGTGGCCCAGCACACCCATGTGCTGGAGCTTCTGCCCGGGCATGTCGGCCTGACAAGCTTGGCCGAGCACGAGGCGCTAGTGGCTTACCTGGGCGAAGAACGCAGCGCCTATAGCCCGTTGTACCTGGATGCCAACGCCCTGCTGGACCACGACCTGCGCCTGGTGCTGGAACAAGGCCGGCCGGCGTGCATCCAGGTGTTCTATCGCCTGCAAGGCAGTTGGGCCGAGCTGTATGTACTGGATGAATACAACGCCCTGTGGCAACAGCGCCTGCCGCTGCACGACGAAGCCCACCTGCTGATGCCGCTACAGCGCTTTCTGCATTCGGTGGTGATGCGCCGCGATGCCCGGCTGCCGCTGGACACCCTGCAGCCAGCTTCGCTGGACATCCACTACACACAACTGCTGCCTTCCGGCCCAGGCAAGGCGCGCAGCACCGAGCCGCGTCCGGCCCCGTTCGAAGGCAGCGACCAGGCTTACTACGAGGTGCAGGCCATTATCCAGGCCGGGGTGGCGGGTGCTGCGCATGTGACGCTGTACTGCGACCACCAGGAGTTTTCCGAGCTGGAGCATGGCGATCAGCTGTATGCGGTGGTGGCTCGGCAGATCATTGGGCAGCGGCGCGGTGACAGGCACTACCGGTGCTACATCACTGACCTGGATTTGTCCGAGATGCTGGATGACCAGTCGGGGTCGACGCAGGTGTACCTGCGCTACAAGCGGGAGCTTGAGCAGGCGCTGAATGAGGGGTTGGAGCAGGTTCTGAGCGAATGA